Within Metabacillus schmidteae, the genomic segment AATAAGAACATAAGGATAAATGCTATAAACCCTGAGAGAACGAATACACTTATGAGAATAAGAAATTTTGGGAATGAGCCAGAAGAATCGTTATTAGATCCATTTAAGGTAGCGGAAATTTCTCTACAAACGTTACTATCTAAAATATCTGGGCAAGTAATCGATGTTAGAAAGTAGAAATGGTATGATATATATACTTTGATTGAATTTCTATTTGTTTTACAAAAAGTTAACTTAACCTTTCTATTGTTAATGAACTGTATAAATACTTGTTGAAATTGAAAAAGAATGTGAATTAAGATTTATCCGAAGAAGTTATGCTAGTTTGGTTTTTGAAAAATTGGTGCATTGTAAATTGATTAAATATAAAAATAGGATTTATTGTTTGGAGAAACAGTTACATTCTGTGATGTAGCTGTTTTTAGTTTAGGTAAATCAAGAGAGACGAGTAAGTGTTATTCGTTTAAAGTTAGTGAAAAAATCTAGTCTTTTGTTCAAGAGAAGAGCAATTCGTTCTCCAGAAGGGCTACAAACTACTAAACCAGTTTTTTATGTTTCGGACCGGCTATTACAAGATAATCAATTTAAAAAGTTACTTCTTCGAATTTAATGTAATACTTTACAATAGCTGGAAGTTGATGAGGTACTTCTACAGAGAAATTCCCATAAATTAATCAAGAATTTTCAGTTAAATATATTTTGCTTCTTAGATTCCAAAGAGTAATGCAACATTATTTCTATGTATATTCTTTATATTAAATTTTTTGGTTTATTATAAGTATTCATTGGACTTGATTTAAATAATTTATTTCGATAGAATCTTTGTTCAATTTGCTCAAGAGACCCTATTATCACTGTAGAGTTTTTACTTTATCCCCTTTTTTATAATATTCATCTTTGGAAGGGGACAATTTCCAGTATTAAATTAATAGATATTAATCGCATTCTTCTTCCGTTTTCTTGTTTTAATGATGGTCAAAATTTCTAATCTACATGCATGCTACTTGGTTATAGATGATTCATCTCCTTATTATTATTTGAGGTAATTTTTATTTAATTTTCATTTCTGCATAAAAATTAATTGATAAGATACTTTCTAACACTTTTTCTCCACCTGTAATCACTGACTTAAGCTCTACGTGTTTTATACATAAAAAAGATGGCATAGCATCATAGACTAATAGAGGGTTTTGAATTTTTGGTTATATATTAAGAATTTAATTAATTTGACATTTCTTTGGTTTGTAAATTAGGGAATAATAGATTCTTCTATTAGTGTTTATGATTAATTTTATATCAAGGTATATTAAAGTAAGTAAATCACTAAAACTCTAAAATAATTTACCGATAATAAAAATAGATAACCTAATTAAGAGGAGTGTTACCCATGTCAATCGACAAAATAACTTCACAACTAACACTTCACAACACAGAACAAACAAAATGGCCTGTAGAAAAAAGAGATTCAGAAAGTAATAATTTAATAGAAAATAAAGTAATACAAAATGAAGAAAGTCTAAAAAAAATCGTTAAAAGCTTAAATGATTTTCTGCAACCTACCAATACACATATTAAGTTTGAGCTTCATGAAGAATTGAATAAGTATTATGTAACAGTAGTTGATAATCAGACAAATGAAGTCATAAAAGAAATTCCATCAAAAAAAATACTTGATATTTATTCAGAAATGAAAGAATTCATGGGCATTCTATTTGATAAAAAAATCTAGAGGAGGTTAAAACATGGTAAGAATAGGTGGATTAGCCAGTGGAATGGATATCGATACAATTGTAAGTGATTTAATGAAAGCTGAAAGAATTCCGCTAGATAAACTTACTCAAAAAAAGCAAGTTCTTGAATGGCAACGAGATGACTATCGTAGCATGAACACTCTTTTAAGTGACTTTGATGATTATATTTTTGACAATATGACACTACAAAAGGACTTCTTAAAAAAGACTGTAACAAGTTCTTTGTCTAGTGCGGTTACTGCGACAGCAAATACAAATTCAGGAAATGTAAATACAGCAATTGTTGTAGATAAATTAGCTACTTCAACTAACTGGATTTCAAACTCACCAATAACATATGACCAAAACACATTTGCATCAGACACTGTAATTCAATTAAAGGTTACAAATGGCGATGGTACACAATCAATGGTGACGAATAGTGACGGTACAAAATCCGATGTTATTGAATTAACAATTAAAGCAGGTTCTACATTAGAGGATGTTTTAAAACAGCTATCAAGTAAAAAAGAATTAGGAATTAATGTGTTCGCAGAAAATGGTAAAGTAGCTATGACGAAAAATGATACCGGAAGTGGTTCCTCTATTACAATCGTAAATGAAGCTGCAAAAACGTTATTTACTGACCTGGGTTTCCAAGATGTAGCTAATAGTGCTGTTCCTTCTACTCTTACCGCTACAACAACAGGAGATAATGCTGAATTTACGATAAACGGACTAGCTACAAGCAAAGCTAGTAATACATTTGAAATTAACAATGTAACCTATACTTTGAACGATGTAACGAATGGAAAAGCAGCTACTATATCTGTTTCAAATGATACAGACAATATGGTTGATAAAATTGTCCAGTTTGTTAATAAATACAATGAAATGATTGAAAAAATAAACGGGAAAGTAAGTGAAACACGATACCGTGACTATCAGCCTCTTTCAGATGAAGAAAAAGAGGCAATGACAGAGAAACAAGTTGAGTTATGGGAAGAAAAAGCAAAAAGTGGTCTAATAAAAAATGATTCAATTTTAGCATCTTCGCTAACAAAGATGCGTACTGCTTTATATTCCCCTTACACAGGCACTGGAGGAAATAGTGATTTTAATCAGTTAGCAGAAATCGGGATTAAAACCACTAATAACTATCGAGACAATGGGAAATTAACGGTTGATGAAACTAAGTTAAGAGAAGCTATTACAAAAGATCCGCAAGCTGTTTTCCAAATGTTTAGTGGTGCAACACGTATTACGACAACGGCAGCAGATGGTTCAACATCGACCAAGGATAGTACCGTTCTGTCAGAACTAGGATTAACAAAAAGACTTCGAAATATCATTAGTGATACCGTAGAAAGCATTGAGAAAAAAGCAGGTAAACTAACTTCATCAAATTCACAATTTTTAATTGGACGTAATATCGTTGATTTAAACTCCCAAATTGACCGTTTTGAAAATCGTCTCACACAGATTGAAAATAGATATTGGAAACAATTTTCAGCGATGGAATCAGCCATTCAAAAGGCTAATTCTCAATCTGCTTACTTAATGCAACAATTTGCTTAAAGAAAAGGAGTGTTATAAGTGGCTATCAATAATCCGTATTCAACCTATCAACAAAACGCAATTACGACAGCAGCGCCAGGTGAAATTACGTTAATGCTTTATAATGGATGTATTAAATTTATTTCACAAGCAGCAAAAGCAATGCAGGAGTCAAATATTGAAGAAAAAAATGTAAACATTCAAAAGGCTCAAAAAATTATTACAGAGTTAATGATTACTTTAAATAAAGATTATGAAGTCTCTAAAAAATTTGAAGTGATGTATGAATATATGAATCATCGATTAATAGAGGCAAATATTAAAAATGACCAATCTATCTTGAAAGAGGTAGAAGGCTATGCCGTTGAATTTCGAGATACTTGGAAACAAGTTGTACAAATGAATCGTCAAAAACAACATGGACAAGGTGGTCAAGCTTAGTGAGTTCTGTTCATGAAATACACAGAATTACTGAAAAACTACTTAACCTAGTTGAAAAACAAGTTGATCCAACTCGCAGAGAGGACATAATCGAGCAAATTACGTCCTTATTAGAAGAACGAGAACTGTTTATAAAAGAAAATGAAAAACCACAAAACGAAGAAGAAAA encodes:
- the flaG gene encoding flagellar protein FlaG, with translation MSIDKITSQLTLHNTEQTKWPVEKRDSESNNLIENKVIQNEESLKKIVKSLNDFLQPTNTHIKFELHEELNKYYVTVVDNQTNEVIKEIPSKKILDIYSEMKEFMGILFDKKI
- a CDS encoding flagellar hook-associated protein 2, encoding MVRIGGLASGMDIDTIVSDLMKAERIPLDKLTQKKQVLEWQRDDYRSMNTLLSDFDDYIFDNMTLQKDFLKKTVTSSLSSAVTATANTNSGNVNTAIVVDKLATSTNWISNSPITYDQNTFASDTVIQLKVTNGDGTQSMVTNSDGTKSDVIELTIKAGSTLEDVLKQLSSKKELGINVFAENGKVAMTKNDTGSGSSITIVNEAAKTLFTDLGFQDVANSAVPSTLTATTTGDNAEFTINGLATSKASNTFEINNVTYTLNDVTNGKAATISVSNDTDNMVDKIVQFVNKYNEMIEKINGKVSETRYRDYQPLSDEEKEAMTEKQVELWEEKAKSGLIKNDSILASSLTKMRTALYSPYTGTGGNSDFNQLAEIGIKTTNNYRDNGKLTVDETKLREAITKDPQAVFQMFSGATRITTTAADGSTSTKDSTVLSELGLTKRLRNIISDTVESIEKKAGKLTSSNSQFLIGRNIVDLNSQIDRFENRLTQIENRYWKQFSAMESAIQKANSQSAYLMQQFA
- the fliS gene encoding flagellar export chaperone FliS, with product MAINNPYSTYQQNAITTAAPGEITLMLYNGCIKFISQAAKAMQESNIEEKNVNIQKAQKIITELMITLNKDYEVSKKFEVMYEYMNHRLIEANIKNDQSILKEVEGYAVEFRDTWKQVVQMNRQKQHGQGGQA